The proteins below are encoded in one region of Bombus terrestris chromosome 7, iyBomTerr1.2, whole genome shotgun sequence:
- the LOC105665861 gene encoding DDB1- and CUL4-associated factor 11, with translation MGGINSRNMDIEHDPGLAAVLQYLIRSGQLHIISSDHDDSDEEYAANSQPPRITSLPNTSRLDKSEISLATKQACGFIDNIDKRNLSVTSMIQRRALGPSFSTGERCRISSNFLPNKMHQVAKYNTKAFCGSYSKDGRFFLTASQDKFLRLYRTHDGDFVQFKTIPARDVGWSILDTAFSPDGNYIVYSSWSECLYLCPVYGDSSAQESLSLCPEDRRFCVFSLVFSSDGREILGGANDGYLYVYDRECHQRAFRIEGHDNDVNTVAFADNTSQILYSAGDDGLCKVWDRRTLNETDPHPVGVLAGHMDGITYIDPRGDGRYLITNSKDQTIKLWDVRAFSDHNGEQNTRKAVANQNWDYRWQRVPKRLHKARNMLEGDTSIMTYRGHSVLQTLIRCHFSPSSITGQRYIYTGCAAGRVIIYDVLTGRIVSSLVGHKGCVRDVSWHPFHQEIVSTSWDGAIVSWRYAGKTALDNSDSEEETDAESPPRTLRRSQRIAAQRAAKHSRAVAC, from the exons ATGGGAGGCATTAATTCACGGAATATGGATATTGAACATGATCCAGGACTTGCTGCTGTCTTGCAATATCTAATACGCAG CGGTCAATTACATATCATATCTTCGGATCATGATGACTCGGATGAGGAATACGCCGCAAATTCACAACCTCCAAGAATTACGTCTTTGCCAAATACATCCAGGCTAGAT aaaaGTGAAATAAGTCTTGCTACAAAGCAAGCATGTGGATTTATAGATAATATTGATAAGCGTAACCTCTCTGTCACATCGATGATTCAAAGAAGAGCTCTAGGTCCTAGTTTTAGTACAGGTGAACGGTGCAGAATAAGTAGCAATTTTTTACCAAATAAGATGCATCAGGTTGCTAAATATAATACCAAAGCATTTTGTGGTTCTTACTCCAAAGATGGAAGATTTTTCTTAACTGCCAGTCAAG ACAAATTTTTACGTCTTTACCGAACACACGATGGAGATTTTGTACAATTCAAAACCATTCCCGCACGTGACGTAGGTTGGAGTATCCTAGACACAGCGTTCAGTCCTGATGGGAATTATATCGTTTATTCCAGTTGGTCAGAATGTT TATATCTCTGCCCTGTTTACGGAGATTCGAGTGCCCAAGAATCCTTATCATTGTGTCCAGAGGATCGACGATTTTGCGTATTTTCGCTTGTATTTTCTAGCGATGGCCGAGAGATTTTAGGTGGAGCAAACGATGGTTATCTTTACGTTTATGACAGAGAGTGTCATCAACGTGCTTTCAGA ATCGAAGGTCATGACAACGATGTAAATACGGTTGCTTTCGCGGACAATACTTCTCAAATCCTATACAGCGCTGGTGATGATGGTCTCTGCAAG GTTTGGGACAGAAGAACTTTGAACGAAACTGACCCCCATCCAGTTGGAGTACTAGCTGGTCATATGGATgggataacgtatatcgatccACGTGGTGATGGCCGTTATTTGATTACCAACAGTAAAGATCAAACAATCAAATTATGGGACGTACGTGCGTTTTCCGATCATAATGGAGAACAAAATACACGTAAAGCTGTTGCAAATCAAAACTGGGATTATCGATGGCAACGAGTACCAAAACGAC TACATAAAGCGAGAAATATGTTGGAAGGTGATACCAGCATTATGACCTATCGTGGTCACTCCGTTCTTCAAACTTTAATACGTTGTCATTTTTCACCTTCGTCTATTACTGGCCAAAGGTATATTTACACTGGATGCGCCGCAGGCCGAGTAATAA tTTACGATGTTTTGACGGGTAGGATAGTTAGTAGTTTGGTAGGACACAAAGGATGCGTGCGTGATGTTAGTTGGCATCCATTTCATCAGGAAATTGTTTCAACAtct TGGGATGGTGCAATTGTTAGTTGGCGATATGCTGGGAAGACAGCATTAGATAATTCCGATTCGGAAGAGGAAACTGACGCAGAATCACCTCCGCGTACTTTAAGACGAAGTCAACGAATAGCTGCTCAGCGAGCAGCTAAGCACAGCAGAGCAGTAGCGTGTTGA